The proteins below come from a single Serratia fonticola genomic window:
- a CDS encoding metal ABC transporter solute-binding protein, Zn/Mn family, producing MKSLPITLVAAALLASPLAQAKTVEAVASFSILGDIVKQVGGEHVKVSTLVGPDGDPHSFEPSPQDSKQLTQADVVFVSGLGLEGWIDRLVKASGYQGPVITASKGIDSRSMEEEGKQVTDPHAWNSMNNGVQYATNVMNALIAADPEDAAYFRQRGGEYIQQLQQLDSWAKAQFAAVPQQKRKVLTSHDAFGYFGQEYGVTFLAPVGFSTEAEASASDVAGLIKQIRQEKVHAYFIENQTDPRLVQQIAAATGAKAGGELYPEALSKPQGPAASYVQAFKHNVEAIVGSMK from the coding sequence ATGAAATCTTTACCCATAACGCTGGTGGCAGCTGCTCTGCTCGCCAGCCCGTTAGCGCAGGCGAAAACCGTTGAGGCCGTGGCCAGCTTTTCTATTCTTGGCGATATCGTCAAGCAGGTGGGGGGCGAACATGTGAAGGTCAGTACGCTGGTTGGCCCGGATGGCGATCCGCACAGCTTTGAGCCATCGCCGCAAGACAGCAAGCAACTGACGCAGGCCGATGTGGTATTTGTCAGCGGATTGGGGCTTGAAGGTTGGATCGATCGGTTGGTGAAGGCTTCCGGTTATCAGGGGCCGGTGATCACCGCATCCAAAGGGATCGACTCGCGCAGTATGGAAGAAGAGGGCAAACAGGTCACCGATCCACACGCCTGGAACAGCATGAACAATGGCGTGCAGTATGCGACCAACGTGATGAATGCGCTGATTGCTGCAGATCCTGAAGACGCCGCCTATTTCCGCCAACGTGGCGGTGAATATATTCAACAGCTTCAGCAGCTTGATAGTTGGGCCAAAGCCCAGTTCGCGGCGGTGCCACAGCAAAAACGCAAGGTGCTGACCAGCCATGATGCTTTCGGCTATTTTGGCCAAGAGTACGGCGTCACCTTCCTTGCCCCGGTCGGTTTTTCTACCGAGGCTGAAGCCAGTGCCAGCGATGTCGCCGGGTTGATCAAGCAGATCAGGCAGGAAAAAGTCCATGCCTACTTTATTGAGAATCAAACGGATCCGCGCTTGGTGCAGCAGATCGCGGCGGCAACGGGGGCGAAAGCAGGAGGTGAGCTGTATCCTGAAGCACTATCCAAACCGCAAGGCCCGGCGGCCAGCTATGTGCAGGCATTCAAACACAACGTCGAGGCCATTGTTGGCAGCATGAAGTAG
- the ykgO gene encoding type B 50S ribosomal protein L36, whose translation MQVLSSLRSAKKRHPDCKVVRRHGRIFVICKSNPRFKAVQGRKKKR comes from the coding sequence ATGCAAGTATTGAGTTCACTGCGTTCGGCGAAGAAACGCCATCCGGATTGCAAGGTTGTGCGCCGCCATGGCCGCATCTTTGTCATTTGTAAGTCCAACCCGCGTTTTAAAGCGGTACAGGGACGTAAGAAGAAACGTTAA
- a CDS encoding type B 50S ribosomal protein L31 codes for MKTGIHPDYRTVVFHDLSADTYFKVGSTIKTDRTIELEGKSWPYVTIDVSSASHPYYTGKQKEFSKEGSTARFQQRFGHLVNSRK; via the coding sequence ATGAAAACAGGCATCCATCCAGACTACCGTACCGTGGTATTTCACGATCTCAGCGCCGATACCTACTTCAAGGTGGGGTCGACCATCAAAACCGATCGCACTATCGAGCTTGAGGGTAAAAGCTGGCCCTACGTCACCATAGACGTCTCCTCCGCTTCGCATCCTTACTACACCGGCAAGCAGAAAGAGTTCTCAAAAGAAGGCAGTACCGCGCGCTTCCAGCAGCGGTTTGGCCATTTGGTTAACAGCAGAAAATAA
- the acrB gene encoding multidrug efflux RND transporter permease subunit AcrB gives MAKFFIDRPIFAWVIAIIIMLAGILSIMKLPIAQYPTIAPPAVTIAANYPGADAKTVQDTVTQVIEQNMNGIDNLLYMSSNSDSSGNVQITLTFNSGTDPDIAQVQVQNKLQLAMPLLPQEVQQQGVSVEKSSSSFLMVAGFISEDGSMTQEDIADYVGSNIKDPISRTSGVGDVQLFGSQYAMRIWLDPNKLNNYQLTPGDVIAAIKVQNNQVAAGQLGGTPPVKGQQLNASIIAQTRLTSPEEFSKIQLKVNPDGSQVRLRDVARVELGGESYNVIARFNGKPAAGIGIKLATGANALNTASEVKAELAKLEPFFPASLKVVYPYDTTPFVKISINEVVKTLIEAIILVFLVMYLFLQNFRATLIPTIAVPVVLLGTFAILAAFGFSINTLTMFGMVLAIGLLVDDAIVVVENVERVMAEEGLPPKEATKKSMEQIQGALVGIAMVLSAVFIPMAFFGGSTGAIYRQFSITIVSAMVLSVLVALILTPALCATMLKPIPKGDHGIKTGFFGWFNRLFEKSTHHYTDSVANILRSTGRYLVIYLLIVVGMAVLFMRLPSSFLPDEDQGILLTMVQMPAGATQERTQKVLDEVNRYYHEKEGDNINSVFTVNGFGFSGQGQNTGLAFVSLKDWSERKGEENKVPAIAARAMGAFSQIKDGLVFAFNLPAIVELGTATGFDFQLIDQANLGHEKLTAARNQLLGMAAEHSDLLVGMRPNGLEDTPQFKLIIDQEKAQTLGVSLSDINTTIGTALGGSYVNDFIDRGRVKKVYVQAEAPFRMLPEDINNWFVRGSTGQMVPFSSFATAKWEYGSPRLERYNGLPSMEILGQAAPGKSTGEAMDMMEQLAAKLPNGVGYDWTGMSYQERLSGNQAPSLYAISLIVVFLCLAALYESWSIPFSVMLVVPLGVIGALLAATMRGMENDVYFQVGLLTTIGLSAKNAILIVEFAKDLMDKEGKGLIESTLEAVRMRLRPILMTSLAFILGVMPLVISSGAGSGAQNAVGTGVMGGMVTATVLAIFFVPVFFVVVRRRFSKKTEDLEHAHPVKHH, from the coding sequence ATGGCTAAGTTCTTTATAGATCGCCCCATATTTGCATGGGTAATCGCCATCATCATCATGTTGGCGGGCATCTTGTCGATCATGAAGCTGCCTATTGCGCAATATCCGACCATTGCGCCACCAGCAGTCACGATCGCCGCCAACTACCCGGGCGCTGACGCCAAAACGGTGCAGGATACCGTGACTCAGGTTATCGAACAGAATATGAACGGTATCGATAACCTGCTGTACATGTCCTCCAACAGTGATTCGTCCGGTAACGTTCAGATTACGTTGACCTTCAACTCTGGTACCGACCCTGATATCGCTCAGGTGCAGGTGCAGAACAAGCTGCAGTTGGCAATGCCACTGCTGCCGCAAGAAGTGCAACAACAGGGCGTTAGCGTTGAGAAATCAAGCAGCAGCTTCCTGATGGTGGCGGGCTTTATTTCCGAAGACGGTAGCATGACGCAAGAGGATATCGCGGACTATGTAGGTTCCAACATCAAGGATCCTATCAGCCGTACCTCTGGTGTGGGTGACGTTCAACTGTTCGGTTCCCAGTACGCGATGCGTATCTGGCTGGACCCCAACAAACTGAACAACTACCAACTGACACCGGGCGATGTTATCGCTGCGATTAAGGTCCAGAACAACCAGGTTGCTGCAGGCCAGCTCGGTGGGACTCCACCGGTAAAAGGCCAACAGCTGAACGCCTCGATCATCGCGCAAACCCGCCTGACCTCGCCGGAAGAATTCAGCAAGATCCAGCTGAAAGTCAACCCGGACGGCTCGCAGGTGCGTCTGAGAGATGTGGCCAGAGTTGAACTGGGCGGTGAAAGCTACAACGTTATTGCTCGTTTTAACGGTAAGCCTGCTGCTGGTATCGGTATCAAGCTGGCAACCGGTGCCAACGCCCTGAACACGGCGTCAGAAGTCAAGGCAGAACTGGCCAAACTGGAACCGTTCTTCCCTGCAAGTCTGAAAGTTGTTTACCCTTATGACACCACGCCGTTCGTTAAGATTTCCATTAACGAAGTGGTAAAAACCCTGATTGAAGCGATCATCCTGGTGTTCCTGGTGATGTATCTGTTCCTGCAGAACTTCCGCGCTACGCTGATCCCAACGATCGCCGTGCCGGTAGTATTGCTGGGGACGTTCGCCATCCTGGCTGCGTTTGGCTTCTCGATAAACACCCTGACGATGTTCGGCATGGTGTTGGCGATAGGCCTGCTGGTGGATGACGCCATCGTGGTGGTAGAAAACGTTGAGCGTGTCATGGCCGAAGAAGGCCTGCCGCCAAAAGAAGCCACCAAGAAATCGATGGAACAGATCCAGGGTGCATTGGTGGGTATCGCCATGGTGCTGTCAGCGGTATTTATCCCGATGGCCTTCTTCGGTGGGTCAACCGGGGCAATCTATCGCCAGTTCTCGATTACCATCGTTTCCGCCATGGTGCTGTCGGTATTGGTCGCGTTGATCCTGACGCCTGCTCTGTGTGCCACCATGCTCAAACCGATCCCGAAAGGCGATCACGGCATCAAGACCGGCTTCTTTGGCTGGTTCAACCGCCTGTTTGAGAAGAGCACCCATCACTATACCGATAGCGTAGCGAACATTCTGCGTAGCACCGGGCGTTATCTGGTGATCTACCTGCTGATCGTGGTTGGTATGGCAGTACTGTTCATGCGCTTGCCTTCCTCGTTCCTGCCGGACGAAGACCAGGGCATCCTGCTGACCATGGTGCAAATGCCAGCGGGTGCTACTCAGGAACGTACCCAGAAAGTCCTGGACGAAGTTAACCGCTACTACCACGAGAAAGAAGGCGACAACATTAACTCGGTGTTCACCGTTAATGGTTTCGGCTTCAGCGGCCAGGGTCAGAACACCGGTTTGGCGTTTGTCAGCCTGAAAGACTGGTCTGAGCGTAAAGGTGAAGAGAACAAGGTGCCGGCAATTGCTGCCCGTGCAATGGGAGCTTTCTCGCAGATTAAAGACGGCTTGGTATTTGCCTTTAACCTGCCAGCGATTGTGGAACTGGGGACGGCGACCGGCTTCGACTTCCAGCTGATCGATCAGGCTAACCTGGGTCATGAAAAACTGACAGCAGCACGTAACCAGCTGTTGGGCATGGCGGCAGAGCATTCTGATTTGCTGGTCGGCATGCGCCCGAACGGCTTGGAAGACACGCCTCAGTTCAAACTGATCATCGATCAGGAGAAAGCACAGACGCTGGGCGTTTCCCTGAGCGATATTAATACCACCATCGGCACCGCGCTGGGCGGCTCGTATGTGAACGACTTTATCGACCGCGGTCGTGTGAAAAAGGTTTACGTACAGGCTGAAGCCCCGTTCCGTATGCTACCGGAAGATATTAATAACTGGTTTGTTCGTGGTAGCACCGGGCAGATGGTACCGTTCTCCTCCTTCGCCACGGCGAAATGGGAATATGGTTCACCGCGTCTGGAACGTTACAACGGCCTGCCATCGATGGAAATCCTCGGCCAGGCAGCACCGGGTAAGAGTACCGGTGAAGCGATGGATATGATGGAACAGCTGGCGGCGAAACTGCCAAACGGCGTCGGCTATGACTGGACCGGTATGTCCTATCAGGAACGTCTGTCCGGTAACCAGGCTCCGTCACTGTACGCCATTTCTCTGATCGTGGTGTTCTTGTGCCTGGCGGCTCTGTATGAGAGCTGGTCGATTCCGTTCTCCGTTATGTTGGTTGTGCCACTGGGCGTCATCGGTGCCCTGTTGGCCGCGACCATGCGCGGGATGGAGAATGACGTTTACTTCCAGGTAGGCCTGTTGACAACCATTGGGTTGTCGGCGAAGAACGCGATATTAATCGTGGAATTCGCCAAGGACCTGATGGATAAAGAAGGTAAAGGGCTGATCGAATCAACGTTGGAAGCGGTGCGTATGCGTCTGCGTCCAATCCTGATGACATCACTGGCCTTTATCCTCGGGGTTATGCCGCTGGTTATCAGCAGCGGCGCAGGCTCTGGCGCTCAGAACGCGGTAGGTACCGGCGTAATGGGCGGGATGGTGACAGCTACCGTCTTGGCAATCTTCTTTGTACCGGTGTTCTTCGTGGTGGTTCGCCGCCGCTTCAGCAAAAAGACTGAAGATCTGGAACACGCCCATCCGGTTAAGCATCACTGA